Proteins from one Mycobacterium sp. SMC-2 genomic window:
- a CDS encoding type I polyketide synthase encodes MGDLRINDLVVEYSIGGEALRVIDGLNLEVPAGSLVIVLGPSGCGKTTLLSCIGGILSPTAGRIQVGDIDVTTLDRRRLTTYRRQTVGFVFQSFNLVPSLTALENVAVPLWAAGWSRRAARERGEELLTRFGLQDRMTHRPGDLSGGQRERVAVARAIALDPSLILADEPTAHLDQAQVQAVLRLLRELASGDRIVVVATHDTRILPFADHVVRLLPDVTAIDSEPQTVSLARGSVLFEQGSMGDLIYVVADGELEVVRESADGAEELVKIATRGEHVGELGPLFRMARSATVRARTEAIVTGYTVEAFRNLLQTHTEGRVIERPKSGVEQGNTDTNRRPDEATLMAGGRKSSGRPKADRGSAVSAADKNNAERAEYGVESGWKMSDYAPLTAPTLVGQLQQRAARYRDKLAFTFSRDGEEKEVSRLSYQQLDAHAQQIASNLQRLGAAGERVLVLCQPGLDFVAALFGCLYAGAVAVPMHPPVRDHLVPRVEAIITDAQPGFALSTTETQARIKVTVDGLVKGRPLRWALTDTAGDDRPWVPPDIDAGTVAMVQYTSGSTATPKGVVLSHGNLVHNLETIRRTWKSGFDTNAHGVFWLPPYHDMGLIGGILETLYVGGTSALMPPGAFIKRPMRWLEAMSRHHAVITAAPNFSYDLCVELSTPEERAALDLSNWSIAMCGAEPVRPATLQGFAEAFAPAGFRPEAFYPVYGLAEATLLVSGGSEAPVPVVRHVDRVALRERRVAEVAPENPSAAALVGCGRPQGGQQVVIVDPETRRPCGADEVGEVWVAGPSVAQGYWQKPEQTEAAFAAHLADTGDGPFFRTGDLGFLSSGELFVTGRRKDLIIIRGNNHYPEDIELTVQACHAALMRGRGAVFSVPGPDFAEQLVVVQEVNHQQLGEAELNEIVGAIRTAITEHHEIQAGAVVLVEPLKIPTTSSGKVRRSACREQFLDGELETIVEWRAPLADARPEAAPSEHRGRSAAEIADWLVSQLSGEFGVPATDIDPSRPFAYYGLDSVRATRLIAALESWLGRELSPTLAYEYPTINLLSRHLAEETAGTDRTPAPAAVGVGACAADEPIAIIGIGCRFPGADGPAAFWQLLADGVDAISEIPPDRWDADAFYDADPSAPGTSVTRRAGFVPGIDKFDFAFFGISPRESAQMDPQQRLVLEVAWEALEDAGQVPERLAGSDTGVFVGISTTDYANLRAGQLELVDAYTGTGNALSIAANRLSYFYDFHGPSMAIDTACSSSLVAVHLACRSLRDGECSLALAGGVNVILSPALMINFTKARLMAPDGRSKTFDAGADGYVRGEGAGMVVLKPLSRALADNDPIYAVIRGTAINQDGRTNGLIAPSRQSQEAVLAAAYRRAGLSPGTAQYVEAHGTGTFLGDAIEANALGTVLGEGRPPGSPCMIGSVKTNIGHLEAAAGVAGLIKVALALQHKAIPPSLNFVEPNPEIPFDSLPVRVAQTLTPWPENGGRAVASVSSFGMGGTNAHAVLTEAPQVRSAVPAPGAAPDRAELLPLSARSPEALAALADRYESALASGVGLADLCYTAGARRGHLEHRLAVVADSPAAMSESLAAYRNGQSRPGISAGQCRPGERSDVVFVFPGQGSQWVGMGQRLQAQEPVFREALAACDRALKPCLGSSVLEALAEDTELTDIGLIQPAIFAVQVALAALWRSWGVEPTAVVGHSMGEVAAAHVAGALSLDDAARVICTRALMLRTVRGRGTMMAAELSLVEAQELIAGREGEVAIAASNSHRSTVLSGDQTVLAELMEVLQQRDRFCRWVDVDVAAHSPQMDALVPALRAGLAGLRATAPAIPIYSTVTGDLLTDRLSDADYWAENLRSSVHFSPALRGLLEGGHDTVVEISPHPVLLTSIREDADDMRRSCTSLPSMRRDDGGRATALASLGTLYTLGQPVAWEQLYPSGSHFVAAPTYPWQRVHSWMDGGTTITAASGTSADLLQQAPGDTTEKAGLRDWMYQLRWQPASLSGRDGSSRPVEAGSWLVLSDGGVVADTLRDHLESHSQTCVLVEPGLDHQDFERLTPDSYRLDPTQPDHFRRLLEDAFTDERPPCRGVVHLWDLLAAPPADTSPESLESATTLGPVSVLHLVQALARAGWSAPPRLWLVTGGAQVTGTPETGTEPVSIAQAPVWGMARTIEHEHPELRCTCVDLSAGGGPEEVGALFQEVWVDARDGDVALRGSRRYVERLNHYDAPEPTETAAFTEEATYLITGGLGALGLVVANWMAEHGARHLVVVGRGDASASAQETLDALRAAGTEVIVAQGDVAKADQVAAVLESIGESMPPLRGVVHAAGIADDAILQCLDEQKLRKVMAPKVQGAWNLHALTSDAELDFFVLFSSAASLLGPPGAANYAAANAFLDALAWHRRAEGRPALSVNWGPWAELGFFTRSELQSYFAQYGVEAMSAADSLRALASLLARSVTQAVVLDIDWARWQPDVQPPLLAELGVASSGDKPRAGAATAPGIALYDELQGATPEERQRLLESYLCELAAGKLGLAPSNLDIQAPLGTLGVDSLITLELRMQVERDLGVVVPVTRLLEGPSVASLAEWLRDHLPSVAAGMPATQPNGGPPRKAAAKKAAAKKTATKKTAGAPSRGIDLLTRVPDLSDKAVEEMLQKVLAERGADKGGRATACRKRRQR; translated from the coding sequence ATGGGGGATCTGCGCATCAATGATCTCGTCGTCGAGTACTCGATCGGTGGGGAGGCGCTCCGAGTCATCGACGGTCTGAATCTGGAGGTACCGGCCGGGTCCCTAGTGATCGTGTTGGGCCCCAGCGGGTGCGGAAAGACCACATTGCTGTCGTGTATCGGTGGCATCCTCAGTCCCACCGCCGGACGCATCCAGGTCGGTGACATCGACGTCACAACGCTGGACCGCCGCAGGTTGACCACTTACCGGCGCCAAACCGTGGGTTTCGTCTTTCAATCCTTCAACCTGGTGCCGAGCCTCACCGCATTGGAGAACGTGGCGGTGCCGCTGTGGGCGGCCGGCTGGTCGCGGCGCGCGGCGCGCGAACGCGGCGAGGAACTGCTGACCCGCTTCGGGCTGCAGGATCGCATGACACATCGGCCCGGTGACCTCAGCGGCGGTCAGCGTGAACGGGTGGCGGTGGCCCGCGCGATCGCCTTGGACCCATCGCTGATCTTGGCCGACGAACCCACGGCGCACCTGGACCAAGCCCAGGTGCAAGCGGTGCTGCGGCTGCTCCGCGAGTTGGCCAGCGGTGATCGCATCGTCGTGGTCGCCACTCACGACACACGGATCTTGCCGTTCGCCGACCACGTGGTCAGGCTGCTGCCAGATGTCACCGCCATCGACTCCGAGCCCCAAACCGTGAGCCTGGCACGCGGTTCGGTGCTGTTCGAGCAGGGCAGCATGGGGGACTTGATATATGTCGTCGCCGACGGGGAACTAGAGGTCGTGCGCGAATCGGCGGACGGGGCCGAGGAACTGGTCAAGATTGCCACCCGCGGCGAGCATGTCGGCGAGCTCGGGCCGTTGTTCCGCATGGCCCGCTCGGCAACGGTGCGCGCCCGCACCGAAGCGATCGTAACCGGCTATACCGTCGAGGCATTCCGCAACCTGCTCCAGACCCACACCGAGGGCCGCGTCATCGAACGCCCCAAAAGCGGCGTAGAGCAAGGAAATACCGACACCAACCGCCGACCTGACGAAGCAACGCTGATGGCGGGCGGGCGTAAATCGAGTGGCCGCCCCAAGGCCGATAGGGGGAGCGCGGTGAGCGCCGCCGACAAAAACAATGCCGAGCGCGCGGAATATGGCGTCGAATCAGGTTGGAAAATGTCAGATTACGCGCCACTTACCGCGCCGACGCTGGTTGGGCAATTGCAGCAGCGAGCCGCACGCTATCGGGACAAGCTTGCGTTCACCTTCTCTCGCGACGGCGAGGAAAAAGAAGTCAGCCGGCTGAGCTATCAGCAACTGGATGCCCACGCGCAGCAGATCGCCTCGAACCTACAGCGACTGGGCGCAGCCGGCGAGCGTGTCCTGGTCCTGTGCCAGCCGGGCCTTGACTTTGTCGCCGCCTTGTTCGGGTGCCTTTACGCCGGAGCCGTCGCCGTACCGATGCATCCGCCGGTACGCGATCATCTGGTCCCGCGCGTCGAGGCGATCATCACCGACGCGCAACCGGGCTTCGCTCTGTCCACCACCGAGACGCAGGCGAGAATCAAGGTCACGGTGGACGGGCTGGTCAAGGGGCGTCCGTTGCGCTGGGCCCTCACCGACACGGCGGGCGACGACCGGCCGTGGGTTCCACCGGACATCGACGCCGGCACGGTCGCCATGGTGCAGTACACCTCGGGCTCCACGGCCACACCGAAAGGCGTTGTGCTGTCGCACGGTAACCTGGTCCACAACCTGGAAACCATCCGGCGGACGTGGAAGTCGGGATTCGACACCAACGCCCATGGTGTGTTCTGGCTGCCGCCCTACCACGACATGGGTCTCATCGGCGGCATCCTCGAGACGCTCTACGTCGGGGGTACCTCCGCCCTCATGCCGCCGGGCGCGTTCATCAAGCGCCCAATGCGGTGGCTGGAAGCGATGTCCCGGCATCACGCCGTGATTACCGCCGCACCCAACTTCTCCTACGACCTGTGCGTCGAACTCAGCACCCCCGAAGAGCGTGCGGCGCTCGATCTTTCCAACTGGTCTATCGCCATGTGCGGTGCGGAGCCGGTACGTCCCGCGACCCTGCAGGGTTTCGCCGAGGCGTTCGCCCCGGCCGGTTTTCGGCCGGAGGCGTTTTATCCGGTGTATGGACTGGCCGAGGCCACGCTGCTGGTTTCCGGCGGGTCGGAAGCCCCAGTACCGGTGGTTCGCCACGTAGATCGCGTCGCACTACGGGAACGCCGGGTCGCGGAGGTCGCGCCGGAAAATCCGAGCGCGGCAGCGTTGGTCGGTTGCGGTCGGCCGCAAGGTGGCCAGCAGGTCGTGATCGTCGACCCGGAGACCCGGCGGCCGTGCGGGGCTGACGAGGTGGGCGAGGTCTGGGTCGCCGGGCCGAGCGTTGCACAGGGCTACTGGCAAAAGCCCGAACAGACCGAAGCGGCATTCGCGGCGCATCTCGCGGACACCGGGGACGGCCCGTTCTTCCGTACCGGTGACCTGGGGTTCTTGAGTTCCGGGGAGTTGTTCGTCACGGGACGCCGCAAGGATCTGATCATCATCCGCGGCAACAATCATTACCCCGAGGACATCGAGCTGACCGTGCAGGCCTGCCACGCCGCACTGATGCGCGGCCGGGGTGCGGTCTTCTCGGTCCCCGGACCGGATTTCGCCGAGCAGCTCGTCGTCGTGCAGGAGGTGAACCACCAACAGCTCGGCGAAGCCGAACTCAACGAGATCGTGGGCGCAATCCGGACCGCGATCACCGAGCACCACGAGATCCAGGCCGGAGCCGTTGTTTTGGTGGAGCCGTTGAAGATTCCCACCACGTCCAGCGGAAAGGTTCGGCGGTCCGCCTGTCGGGAGCAGTTCCTCGACGGTGAACTCGAGACGATCGTTGAATGGCGCGCACCGCTGGCCGACGCCCGTCCCGAGGCTGCCCCGTCGGAACACCGCGGGCGCAGCGCCGCGGAGATCGCGGACTGGTTGGTCTCCCAACTGTCCGGTGAATTCGGCGTCCCGGCAACGGATATCGACCCGTCCCGTCCGTTCGCCTACTACGGCCTGGACTCCGTCCGCGCCACCCGGCTGATCGCCGCACTGGAATCCTGGCTCGGACGCGAACTTTCGCCCACGCTCGCCTACGAATACCCGACGATCAACCTTCTTTCGCGTCATCTGGCCGAGGAGACTGCCGGCACCGACCGCACTCCCGCACCGGCGGCGGTCGGCGTCGGCGCGTGCGCCGCCGACGAGCCGATCGCCATCATCGGCATCGGCTGCCGTTTTCCGGGCGCCGACGGGCCGGCGGCCTTCTGGCAGCTGCTGGCGGACGGCGTCGACGCGATCAGCGAGATACCGCCGGATCGCTGGGACGCCGATGCCTTCTACGACGCAGATCCGTCGGCGCCGGGTACCTCGGTCACCCGACGGGCCGGTTTCGTGCCCGGAATCGACAAGTTCGACTTCGCGTTCTTCGGCATCTCGCCGAGGGAGTCCGCGCAGATGGATCCCCAGCAGCGGCTGGTCCTCGAAGTGGCTTGGGAGGCACTGGAAGACGCCGGGCAGGTGCCGGAGCGGCTTGCCGGTAGCGACACCGGCGTCTTCGTCGGCATCTCCACCACCGACTACGCGAACCTGCGGGCCGGCCAGCTAGAGCTCGTCGACGCTTACACGGGGACCGGAAACGCGTTGAGCATCGCGGCCAACCGGCTCTCGTACTTCTACGACTTCCACGGACCGAGCATGGCGATCGACACCGCCTGCTCGTCGTCGTTGGTCGCCGTGCACCTGGCCTGCCGCAGCCTCCGCGACGGGGAGTGCTCGTTGGCCCTGGCCGGCGGCGTCAACGTCATCCTGTCCCCGGCGCTCATGATCAACTTCACCAAGGCCCGGCTGATGGCGCCAGACGGTCGTTCCAAGACTTTCGACGCCGGGGCGGACGGCTACGTGCGGGGTGAAGGCGCCGGGATGGTCGTCCTCAAACCACTCAGTCGCGCACTGGCCGACAACGACCCGATCTATGCGGTGATCCGCGGCACCGCGATCAACCAGGACGGCCGGACGAACGGGCTGATCGCACCCAGCCGGCAATCGCAGGAAGCCGTGCTGGCCGCGGCATACCGCCGTGCCGGTCTTTCCCCCGGCACCGCCCAGTACGTTGAAGCGCACGGCACCGGAACGTTCCTCGGCGACGCGATCGAGGCCAATGCGCTGGGCACGGTGCTGGGGGAGGGCCGTCCGCCGGGGAGCCCGTGCATGATCGGCTCGGTCAAGACGAACATCGGCCACTTGGAGGCGGCCGCCGGAGTGGCGGGGCTCATCAAGGTGGCGCTGGCGTTGCAGCACAAGGCGATTCCGCCCAGCCTCAACTTCGTCGAGCCAAACCCCGAGATCCCCTTTGACAGCCTGCCGGTGCGGGTGGCGCAAACCCTCACCCCGTGGCCGGAAAACGGCGGAAGGGCGGTCGCCAGTGTCAGCTCGTTCGGCATGGGCGGCACCAACGCGCACGCCGTGCTTACGGAGGCCCCGCAGGTGCGGTCCGCCGTGCCGGCGCCCGGCGCGGCACCGGATCGAGCGGAGTTGCTGCCGCTTTCGGCGCGCTCGCCCGAGGCGCTGGCGGCACTGGCCGACAGGTACGAGTCGGCGCTGGCATCCGGGGTGGGGCTGGCCGACCTGTGTTACACGGCCGGCGCCCGCCGCGGCCATCTCGAGCATCGGTTGGCGGTGGTCGCCGACTCCCCCGCAGCGATGTCGGAATCCCTGGCCGCCTACCGGAACGGACAGTCGCGGCCCGGGATATCCGCGGGACAGTGCCGCCCCGGTGAGCGATCCGACGTGGTGTTCGTCTTCCCCGGCCAAGGCTCGCAGTGGGTGGGCATGGGTCAGCGACTGCAGGCCCAGGAGCCGGTGTTCCGCGAAGCCCTGGCCGCGTGCGACCGCGCGCTAAAGCCTTGTCTGGGAAGCTCGGTGCTCGAGGCGCTGGCCGAGGACACCGAACTCACCGACATCGGCCTGATCCAACCGGCGATCTTCGCCGTCCAGGTGGCGCTGGCCGCACTGTGGCGGTCGTGGGGGGTCGAGCCCACCGCGGTGGTGGGGCACAGCATGGGTGAAGTTGCGGCGGCGCACGTCGCCGGTGCGCTGAGCCTCGACGACGCCGCACGGGTGATCTGCACCCGGGCCCTGATGCTTCGCACGGTGCGTGGCCGCGGAACGATGATGGCGGCGGAGCTGAGCCTGGTCGAAGCGCAGGAGCTGATCGCCGGCCGGGAGGGCGAGGTAGCGATCGCCGCCAGCAACAGCCACCGATCGACGGTGTTGTCCGGGGATCAAACGGTTTTGGCGGAGCTGATGGAGGTGTTGCAGCAACGCGACCGGTTCTGCCGGTGGGTCGACGTCGATGTGGCCGCCCACAGTCCGCAGATGGACGCATTGGTTCCCGCTTTGCGCGCCGGCCTAGCCGGACTGCGGGCCACCGCACCGGCGATACCCATCTACTCCACGGTGACCGGTGACCTGCTGACCGACCGCTTGTCCGACGCCGACTATTGGGCGGAGAACCTGCGCTCGTCGGTGCACTTCTCGCCCGCACTGCGCGGGCTGCTGGAGGGCGGGCATGACACGGTTGTGGAGATCAGCCCGCACCCGGTCTTGCTGACCTCTATCCGCGAGGACGCCGATGACATGCGGCGGAGTTGTACGTCGCTGCCGTCGATGCGGCGTGACGACGGGGGACGAGCGACCGCGCTGGCGTCGCTCGGCACCCTCTACACCCTTGGTCAGCCAGTTGCCTGGGAGCAGCTGTACCCCTCGGGCAGCCACTTCGTAGCCGCACCGACCTATCCGTGGCAGCGTGTCCATTCCTGGATGGACGGCGGCACGACGATTACCGCGGCGTCCGGCACCAGCGCCGACCTGCTCCAACAGGCCCCCGGTGACACGACGGAGAAGGCGGGTCTGCGCGACTGGATGTACCAGCTGCGGTGGCAGCCCGCATCCCTGTCGGGGCGGGACGGGTCGAGCCGGCCGGTCGAAGCCGGAAGCTGGCTTGTGTTGAGCGATGGCGGGGTCGTCGCGGACACCCTGCGGGACCACCTCGAATCGCATTCTCAAACATGCGTGTTGGTCGAGCCGGGCCTGGATCATCAAGACTTCGAGCGTCTCACACCGGACAGTTACCGTCTTGACCCGACGCAGCCCGACCACTTTCGGCGGCTGCTCGAAGACGCGTTCACCGACGAGCGGCCACCGTGCCGTGGGGTCGTGCACCTGTGGGACCTGCTGGCCGCACCGCCGGCCGACACGTCGCCGGAGTCGCTGGAGTCGGCCACCACCCTTGGCCCGGTGAGCGTGCTGCATCTCGTGCAAGCGCTGGCGCGGGCGGGTTGGTCGGCCCCGCCGCGGCTGTGGCTGGTGACCGGCGGAGCGCAGGTGACGGGGACCCCAGAAACCGGAACCGAACCCGTGTCGATCGCCCAGGCTCCGGTGTGGGGGATGGCCCGCACCATCGAGCATGAACACCCGGAACTGCGCTGCACCTGTGTCGACCTGTCCGCCGGTGGCGGGCCGGAAGAGGTCGGGGCGCTGTTCCAGGAGGTGTGGGTGGATGCCCGCGACGGTGACGTGGCACTGCGGGGCAGCCGCCGCTATGTCGAGCGGCTGAACCACTACGACGCGCCGGAACCCACCGAGACCGCGGCTTTCACGGAAGAAGCCACCTATCTCATCACCGGTGGGCTAGGCGCGCTCGGACTCGTGGTGGCCAACTGGATGGCTGAGCACGGTGCCCGGCATCTGGTCGTGGTGGGGCGCGGCGACGCCTCGGCATCGGCGCAGGAGACGCTGGACGCGCTGCGAGCGGCCGGCACCGAGGTGATCGTCGCGCAGGGCGACGTCGCCAAAGCCGACCAGGTTGCGGCCGTCCTCGAGTCGATCGGCGAGTCGATGCCGCCGCTACGCGGGGTGGTGCATGCGGCCGGGATCGCCGACGACGCCATCCTGCAATGCCTCGACGAGCAAAAACTCCGCAAGGTCATGGCGCCCAAGGTTCAGGGCGCCTGGAACCTGCACGCGCTGACTTCAGACGCGGAACTGGACTTCTTCGTGCTGTTTTCGTCGGCCGCGTCCCTGCTGGGCCCGCCCGGGGCAGCGAACTACGCGGCGGCGAACGCTTTCCTGGATGCGTTGGCGTGGCACCGCCGTGCCGAAGGCCGGCCGGCGTTGAGCGTCAACTGGGGGCCATGGGCTGAGCTCGGCTTCTTCACCCGGTCTGAGTTGCAAAGCTACTTCGCCCAATACGGCGTCGAGGCTATGTCGGCGGCTGACAGTCTCCGGGCACTGGCGTCCTTGCTGGCGAGGTCGGTGACGCAGGCCGTGGTCTTGGACATCGACTGGGCGCGCTGGCAGCCCGACGTGCAGCCGCCGCTGCTTGCGGAGCTTGGCGTTGCGAGCTCGGGCGACAAGCCGCGAGCCGGGGCCGCGACCGCGCCGGGAATTGCTCTCTACGACGAGCTGCAGGGGGCGACGCCGGAGGAGCGCCAACGGCTGCTCGAGTCGTACCTGTGCGAGCTCGCTGCCGGCAAACTCGGTCTGGCCCCATCGAACCTGGACATCCAGGCGCCGCTGGGCACCCTCGGCGTCGACTCGCTCATCACGTTGGAGCTGCGGATGCAGGTCGAACGCGACCTCGGCGTCGTCGTGCCGGTCACCCGGCTGCTGGAGGGGCCGAGCGTGGCCAGCCTCGCCGAATGGCTTCGCGACCACCTGCCTTCGGTAGCGGCCGGCATGCCCGCGACGCAACCCAACGGGGGGCCGCCGCGGAAGGCCGCCGCGAAGAAGGCCGCCGCGAAGAAAACGGCCACGAAGAAAACGGCCGGTGCGCCGTCACGCGGGATCGACCTGCTCACCCGCGTGCCTGATCTTTCGGACAAGGCCGTGGAAGAAATGCTCCAGAAGGTCCTGGCCGAAAGAGGAGCCGATAAGGGGGGGCGAGCGACAGCTTGCCGGAAAAGAAGGCAGCGATGA